The genomic stretch TTAAAAGCTATCGATGCTTCAATATAAATGCATATAAGTTTTAATGGAAAAGGTTGAATTTTATGGAGATGCCTAAAGAACCTATTCAAGGATATTTAAAGAAAGGTGAAGTTTTCCTCCCTTTAACTGAGGAAGTTAAAGAGTTAAGAGAGAAAGGTTTTGGAGAATTAAAAAACGGGGGGCTTCAACTTCAATCTTATGAAGCTTTCTATTTAGTTGAAAAAGGGAAAATTAAAGTTTTTGATTTTAACTCTAAGCAGCTTTTAGAGTTAGGAAATTTAGTTAAAAAGCTTTTTGCTAACAAGAAAGAAGAGTTAATTAAATACTTGGTTTATAGAGATTTAAGAGAGAAAGGTTATATTGTTAGAGAATCTGAAAAAATGGATTTTGAAGTTTATGGTAAAGGGTCTTTAAGGCGTTTAGTTACGATAGTTCATGAAGGAAGAGAAACAACAGTAGGGAAATTAATTTCTCTCTTAAAATTTGCTGAAGAGGAAAGAAAAGAATTGATTTTAGCTGTTATAGATAGGCGTACAGATATAGTTTTCTATACTTTGAATTTTTTAAATATTTAAGGAAAGGGGGAAATATTGCCGCGAAAATTTAGTTTACCGAGAGGTATACGGGATATTACACCTGAGGAAATGAGTAAAAGAGTTTGGGTTTTAAATAAAATAATAAAGATTGCTCAGTTATATGGTTTTCAAATGGTTGAACCTGCTACAATAGAGTATTTAGAAACTTTAGAAGCTAAAAGCGGTCCAGATATTAAAAATGAAATTTACTGTTTTAAAGATAAAGCTGGAAGGGATCTTGGATTAAGATTTGATTTAACAGTTGGTATGACTAGAATGGTTGTTAACAGGTATGACTTACCTGAGCCTATAAAACTTTATTCTTTAGGAGGAATGTGGCGGTATGATGAACCTCAATACGGAAGATACAGGTATTTTAATCAATGGGATGCTGAAATTTATGGGTCATCAAACCCTTTAGCTGATGCTGAAGTAATCTCGCTTGGAATAGATATTCTTATGGATGTAGGATTAAAAGATTTTGAAGTAAAAATTAATAATAGAAAGTTTATTGATGCTTTTTTAAAAAAGCTTAAGTTAAATGAAGAGAAAAGCTTAACAGTTATGCGGATAATCGATAAACTTCAGAAAAAATCAAAAGCTGAAATAGGATCTCAGCTTATGGAAGCAGGTTTAACAAATTCATTAATTAATAAAGTGATGGATTTAGTTTCAATTAAAGGTAAACCTGAAGAAGCTTTAAGTCAGCTTCCTAAAGAAGCTTTAGAAAGCGAAGAAAGCATAAAAGCTTGCAACGAGTTAAATGAAGTTTTCAATTTTTTAAATTCAT from Candidatus Bathyarchaeota archaeon encodes the following:
- a CDS encoding histidine--tRNA ligase, with the protein product MPRKFSLPRGIRDITPEEMSKRVWVLNKIIKIAQLYGFQMVEPATIEYLETLEAKSGPDIKNEIYCFKDKAGRDLGLRFDLTVGMTRMVVNRYDLPEPIKLYSLGGMWRYDEPQYGRYRYFNQWDAEIYGSSNPLADAEVISLGIDILMDVGLKDFEVKINNRKFIDAFLKKLKLNEEKSLTVMRIIDKLQKKSKAEIGSQLMEAGLTNSLINKVMDLVSIKGKPEEALSQLPKEALESEESIKACNELNEVFNFLNSLNKSEKCILDFSVVRGLDYYDGIVFEAYDKEGKEIGAIFGGGRFDKLCKLYGRDIPATGVAGGIERLMISIEKNDLFPDLSFTPEVFIAAASNDVRNKALELTASFRKAGLSCDFDLKNRSLKQQLEYANSMEIPVVVIIGVKDLLNNEVTIKEMKTRREFKVNLNKASEALISILRKG